DNA sequence from the Macrobrachium nipponense isolate FS-2020 chromosome 41, ASM1510439v2, whole genome shotgun sequence genome:
AAGGAACGTGTGACGTGTTTCTTGTTTATTGATTAATAACATTGAATACATTCGGTATGATATCTACACTCTTCTTCACCCCGTTTCGCAGACGTTCGAAGGAGagctaaaagaaaaactaaagatTCTCAGTGATTGTATCAATGTTCTTCGTCTCCCCTCGTTTTTATCCATCACCTAATTTGATCCTGAAGAGCTCTTCCTACACCTGTAGCCAGAGCAGCTACCTCTAAATGAGACGACCCCTGTCttcctttaaaatgtttatatatctcCCTAATCTAGTGGTTATTTCTTGCGTTCGATTGTATGTAGTTTGTTTCAAAAATGCTTCAGAGccgtggttctcaacctttttattgccacgccccctaaaagagttggtccttcccgccaacgccccctctaagagttggtccttcccgcCAACGCCCCCACTAAGGGTTGGTCCTTCCCGCCAGGCTCCCCTTTGCATCTGTGAGTAAAATTACCTCCctgatttaaaggaaaatgaacaaaaacgagagagagagagagagagagagaagaggttccGAGGTGATAGGGAGGCAGGTTAATcattacaaaacatggtaagcCCCAACAAACTCGAGTATatagtagactataggaaactaacgtGATAGCGCGATACTTTTggtttttttccttaaacttCTGAACATTACTCCCTCTCTCTTGTCCagggaataacgaatataattagagaatttttaattGTTCCCCAGGGCTCACGCTTCCCCTGGAAATTACTGACCCCCCTCCCCACTAGTGGGGGCGCCCCCAGGTTGACAACCAATGCTTTTGAGTAGTATTTTCCTCGCGggcatatactctctctctctctctctctctctctttccgttgtATCACTATCCTCGTGGCcatataatgtttgtgtatatatatatatatatatatatatatatatatatatatatatatatatatatatatatatatatatatatatatatgtgtgtgtgtgtgtgtgtgtgtgtattatatattttgaagcaccaaattgaaatattgtgagCTTATAATTAACTTTAACTCAAATCAGAGGGATATACTATAATCTGCTCTGATAAGAGAATCGGCATTTGTCAAGACCTAGAAAGGACATACTGTTTGGTTCGTTGTGCATTTGTTACTGTTTTTATCAAACACAGCAGATCCCAGACATCGGTATGTGTGGTAAACAAGTCCCCTTTCTGTCCCTGTGTCAACACACACGAAGTACTTCTTGCAGTTGCATTCAGGATAAGCATAGATTTTGCCTTCTGTCCTACCTGTACAAGAAAGTTCTTCGCAGGCTCTTGGTGTTGAAGTGGCTACTGACGCAGGTGATATAGTTGTCATGTCATGAGTTGTGACTTTCAGAGCGGCGGTTGTCCCTGTAGAAATGACCGTAGTTCCTTTGCTGGTTTCTGGTTCAGAAGACCGTGTCGTTTCAGGATGCGTCTCTGGTGAAGTGTGTGTGCTTTCTTGGGTTAAACTTGTCGAAGCAGTTGGAGCAGCAGGTTCTGAAGAAGAGCTTGTCTGACGGATGAACTGATCACCATTGATATCAATTCCTGGACAGCGTGGCTTCGCACCAGCCCTCGAGCAAAAGGCAGCTTCACCAGTGTTGGAACTCAGTAATTCTAATCCGAAATCGTTGCAGATATGTTCCACTGGGCAGTCCTGTTCACTGGAGGTTGGGGGAAGGTATCAGTTAATGGTATGTATGTCATTACATTATGTAATTAGGTAGCAAAGAGTCTCTGTTTCTTAAGGAACATTAAACTTGGTGATCTAAGAGTAATATTTTCAAACAGATGAAATACCATTGCTTATGAAAATAGATTTTGCTTAAACTTTCAATGGAGTTTCTTTTTATGTATCAAAATACCTTGTATGCTTGTTTGAGACACACATTTTTCAAATATACTAAATTTTGAGCACTTTTGCTAGCGGCCAGTGTCAGTTTTTATATGGTGGGGCagtgaatgaaaaaatgaattcaCCTGATCATAGAAGAAATGTTCTGTGGATTATGTCTGTTCAAGACTGCTCTCTTCACTGACCTTGATAGTACAGTGGTAAGAGAATTGTTTATGTAATTATAAgttttataagtatataaaaactaCATTCCTACGAACTTCAAAtgtaaaccacacacacatacacacacacacacacacgactttAATACAAGTGTTTTTCAGTGCCACATTCATACTTAGCTGCCGAATCGTAGATGAATCCCGTGTGCACAAAAACTTTCATAACATTACTTGTCTGAAAACCCTATAAAAAAAGGCTCATTAGCAGCGTGTCGAACCTCTCTGCACGCACTTCATCACTCACCCTTATCCtgcccatatttttttattagatctCTCCTTTTTTGCCAATTATTTTTCACCCCATCCAACCCTTTCCatatcctcttctccttcctcccccAGCACTTTTTAATTAACCTTTATCAGCATTTTTCGTTTACATTCACCATCCGTATTGAACTTTTATATAAGAGATTTATGTGAAAGGACCTTTCGTGCAACCTTGTGTGACTTGCTTAGACGATTCAAGTTTCTTGCTAATCTTGTACACATACCCAGTTACCTGTTGTGCTTCTGTTATTCTGTGACTTGCCTCTTTTCTCATCCTATTATCATCCAATGTTCTTAGTAATACATTTACT
Encoded proteins:
- the LOC135212910 gene encoding uncharacterized protein LOC135212910, which produces MLRTAGDIIILSGAADSYSPGAMDRLVHCLVQFVVFGLVIASGSEQDCPVEHICNDFGLELLSSNTGEAAFCSRAGAKPRCPGIDINGDQFIRQTSSSSEPAAPTASTSLTQESTHTSPETHPETTRSSEPETSKGTTVISTGTTAALKVTTHDMTTISPASVATSTPRACEELSCTGRTEGKIYAYPECNCKKYFVCVDTGTERGLVYHTYRCLGSAVFDKNSNKCTTNQTVCPF